The Pseudomonadota bacterium nucleotide sequence GGTAGTAAATCAAGTTCCAGAGTATTTGTTCTACGGCCCGTATAGAGTATCTCGCCTGTTTTTTCACGGTATATAAGACCCATAACAGAAGAAATACCATCCCTGCCATTTTCTATAAGTTCTGCAAGCGTTTCCTCTCCTTCGCCAACAACAACATAATTTATGACAGGATAATCTTTAAGTACTCTTTCTTTAAGAGCGGATACATGCGCTCCCCCGAAAACAACCTGTATTTCCGGAAGTATTCTCTTCGCCATATTGGCTATCCTTACCCCATCAAGAAAAGTTGAGGTAGTACAGCTTAAGCCAATATAAGCCGGTTTTTCTATACTCACATAATCATGAATCAGACGGTCGGAATCGGGTACAGCATAGCAGTCAATAACAGATGTGGAAATATTACGTTTTTCAAGATAGGCAGATATTCCGGCAAGACCTATAGGCGGAATGATATTTGCTATTCTTGATATATCGTTACTCGCTGACTCTTTTTTGTAGCCTAAAGGATGAACAAGAAGAATTTTTTTTGAATTTAGAGATGTCAATATATATGCTCTTATACCATTATATACTCTATCTGAGACGTCTCAGATTTTTTTTCGCATATTTTTTCAGTTTTCTGTTAGGCGCATTATTTGAAACAGTTTCCAGAGTTGATCTGTATTTCGAATTTCCTGATGCCCCGAGCGCATTGCAAAGCCATGCCATAGAATTAACAAAATACCTGTCATTGGAAGAACTATTGTAGCCTCGCAACAGCTCCTCATTGACTATATCAAGAATCCTCTGATCGTTTCTGTAAAGTTTCGCAACAATCTTGGCCGCTGCTTCTTTATCTTTCAAATTAGAAGACTTAAGCATACTTTCGACATCGCCAGGGCTTTCGCCTTTCTTTGAAGATCTTCCTGATGAGAGAGCCCTTTCTAAAGCTCTATCCCTGGACGGTACTCTTTGTTCAAGCGGTTGAAGTTTTCCCATTATACTGCAGACAAGCTGCCCGTAGGAAATGGAACCGGGAGAATCTTCATTTACAATTATCCCTTCTGCGATTTTATCCCTTATTGATGTAATTTTTATTGTTCCTGTTTCTATCCGCTGGACATCGATTACCGCACCGGTTTTGGGATGCTTGATTACTTTACCTTCTTTATAAACTGAAAATTCCATATCATCTTTAACACCGGCCATACGCCCTAGGTCAATCGTAACTTTGGAACCGGATTTGTTTACAATATAACCCTCCAATGGAAAGTTTTTTATTATTTTTGCAGACATCAGAACAACCAGATCCTGAAGCTTGACAGCTGCTGAGCTTTTGACATTTTCGGCTGCAATAATAGAAGCAGTTTCCACATCGATTATTCTTGCGTTTATTTCAATTACGCCTTGCAGTTTCATTACAGAACCGCTAATTATAGTTTTAACCCCAAGAAACTTTCCTATCTGTGTTGCAGTGCTTGCATCAACAACGCCTGTCATAGATAGCTTTTGTTCTTCCAATAGTTTTTTTAATAATCCTCTTTCGATAACTTCAAAACGCCCGGCCTTAACAAGAGCTGTAATAAACCATTCCGCAACGATTAAGCCCATATCCTGAGTTTCAAAACCCTCACCCTGAAGCTGAAAGTCAAGAACAGCAATTTTAGTTTTCCTGAAATCAGCAGATTCTGCTAAAATAGGCGATTGAAACAGCAAAAAAAGAATCGATATAATCAATAAGGGGGAAATAAATCTTTTCATGAGATTAGTCCATATATCCTGCTTGGTTTTCAAATAATGCAAATAGAATATTGAATTCATATTCGATTTGCTATTAATATAATTGCGCACACAATTTTTGGATTATATAAAATAATACCACTTAAGTGTCAAGGAAGTTAACACCGGGTGTAATTAAAAGTGTTGAGAGGGTAGATCATTGGCCCTTAAAACATATCATTTTGAAAACAAAGCAAATAATTGGGTTAAGAAATAAAGTGATTTATCTTTACAAATCTCACTTTTTCCAAAAAACAGGAGTAAAAAGTATCAACACAGTATATAATTCCAACCTGCCTGCAAGCATTGCAAAACACAGCACCCACTTCACATAAGCCGGATAAAATCCAAAGTGTTCGGCTGGACCAATATTGCCGAAACCCGGCCCGATATTTCCGACTGTAGCCAGGGCGGTTGAAACGGAAGTAAGAACATCCTGATTTGATGAAGCTACAACTAATGTTATTATTAGCAGCGTTAATATATAAAGAAAAAAGAATCCTGAAATAGAATACATTATATCCTTTTTAATAGTCTTTCTGCTTATCTTTAAAAGAAATATAGCTCTTGGATGAAGAAGATATTTCATTTCATTATAGGCTTGTTTAAGAAGGGAATATATTCGAATTACCTTAATCCCGCCTCCTGTGGAACCCGAGCATCCACCTATAAACATTAAAAAGAATAATACTGCCTGAGCAAGGAATGGCCATTTTTCATAATCAACAGTCGCATATCCTGTTGTTGTAAGTATTGATGCTGCCTGGAAGCCCGCTTGCCGGATGGAATTTCCCAAAGACTCGTAATAGGTACCGTAAAGATTCATAGTTATAATAACAACCGCTATGATAAAAATAGATATATATACTCTAAATTCCGTATCCCGGAGCATACTCTTATATCTTCCGGTTATCATTCTATAGTGAAGAATAAAATTAGCGCCGGCAATAATCATAAATATTGTAATTACTCCGTCGATATAAGCGGAATTGTAATATCCTACACTTGTATTTTTGGGAGAAAAGCCTCCTGTTGCAAGAGTTCCGAATGTATGAGTAAGAGCATCAAAAAAATCCATACCTCCAAGCATTAAAAGAATAGTTTCTATTATCGTAAGGCCCAAATAGATATACCATAATATTTTTGCTGTCTCTTTAATTCTCGGCGAAATCTTATCAACGGAAGGCCCGGGCGCTTCAGCCTTTATCAATTGAAGCCCTCCGATTCCAAGGATAGGAAGTATTGCAACAGCCAAAACTACTATCCCCATACCTCCAAGCCAGTGTGTCAGGGATCTCCAGAAAAGCATTGATTTAGGAAGAGACTCAATACTCGTAAGAATAGAGGCACCTGTTGTGGTGAATCCGGACATGGTCTCAAAAAATGCATCCGCAAAAACCGGAATGCAATCAGTAAAATAAAACGGCAGGGCTCCCACAAAAGAAGCTGACAACCAGCTTAATGTTACAAGAAGAAAACCGTCTCTTGTAGAAAGGCTATCTTTTCTTTCCGGTTTTAGGAAAAAATATAATAGCGATGAAATTAAAAGAAGACTGCCGATTATAATAAGAAATACCTTGAATTCATAAATTTCTTTATAGTAAAATGCAACAGCCGCAGGAAATATAAGAAAGCAAGTTATAATCAATATT carries:
- a CDS encoding TrkH family potassium uptake protein, producing the protein MNYKLVFKIISILILIITCFLIFPAAVAFYYKEIYEFKVFLIIIGSLLLISSLLYFFLKPERKDSLSTRDGFLLVTLSWLSASFVGALPFYFTDCIPVFADAFFETMSGFTTTGASILTSIESLPKSMLFWRSLTHWLGGMGIVVLAVAILPILGIGGLQLIKAEAPGPSVDKISPRIKETAKILWYIYLGLTIIETILLMLGGMDFFDALTHTFGTLATGGFSPKNTSVGYYNSAYIDGVITIFMIIAGANFILHYRMITGRYKSMLRDTEFRVYISIFIIAVVIITMNLYGTYYESLGNSIRQAGFQAASILTTTGYATVDYEKWPFLAQAVLFFLMFIGGCSGSTGGGIKVIRIYSLLKQAYNEMKYLLHPRAIFLLKISRKTIKKDIMYSISGFFFLYILTLLIITLVVASSNQDVLTSVSTALATVGNIGPGFGNIGPAEHFGFYPAYVKWVLCFAMLAGRLELYTVLILFTPVFWKK